One Candidatus Methanoperedens sp. DNA segment encodes these proteins:
- a CDS encoding PGF-pre-PGF domain-containing protein, protein MKVDDDWKYPGIISLKSIIMLLTIFLVLVSVAGAPPSDKSDKNPVITLLGFDPVTVEAGSSYIDAGAIASYADNDITSSLVTVNPVNTAVVGVYTVTYYITDPDKNTVDQKTRTVNVVDTTPPTIDAVTPIVAEATSPSGATVTIVPPMSHDIVDGDLSSICDKYTGTFPLGVTQVTCTKTDANSNAATPSEFTVTVQDTTKPVITLKGNNPEIVPVDSTYTDAGVTVTDNYDTGFTAIMTGTVNTAVKGTYIITYKVKDSSDNAATEITRTVNVVDTTAPAVSTTPPTDNQDSSVTPVETSVNVTYSLPANTPLSSDDNSKGGGGSSRENRNNIELIERSDQPMFRNVVTSFRFTHAKSPVMSVNITGNTSMDMITALEEVLKGTSSLVKAPPNGLVYKNINIWVGTPGYATSRNIKEALIKFKVDNNWIRTNNVTSSDIVLMKWNGDSWIELETRVLSKDNANTFFEGKTITFSPFAIAAKISVAKPADNRSLLETPQQPQVKAPDHDDKPSQPAQTAVITRIGSSGIATWSIILIILIINIVIVALYFLWVRK, encoded by the coding sequence ATGAAGGTAGATGATGATTGGAAATATCCAGGTATAATCTCTCTTAAATCTATTATAATGTTATTGACCATTTTTCTTGTTCTGGTATCCGTGGCGGGTGCGCCTCCCTCAGATAAATCAGATAAAAACCCGGTCATCACTCTACTTGGTTTTGATCCGGTAACCGTTGAAGCAGGCTCTTCATATATCGACGCCGGAGCAATCGCCTCATATGCTGATAACGATATTACCTCCTCCTTAGTGACAGTCAACCCTGTAAACACAGCAGTCGTTGGAGTATATACTGTTACATATTATATAACAGATCCAGATAAAAATACAGTTGATCAGAAAACAAGAACTGTAAATGTGGTTGATACCACTCCACCAACTATTGATGCAGTTACACCAATAGTTGCTGAGGCAACAAGCCCATCAGGAGCTACAGTCACCATTGTTCCTCCAATGTCCCATGATATAGTCGATGGCGATCTGTCATCAATATGCGATAAGTACACAGGAACATTCCCTCTCGGAGTAACACAGGTGACCTGTACAAAGACCGACGCCAATAGCAACGCGGCAACTCCCTCTGAATTCACAGTTACAGTCCAGGATACAACAAAGCCGGTAATAACTCTTAAGGGCAACAATCCGGAGATAGTGCCTGTGGATTCAACCTATACTGATGCCGGAGTCACGGTTACAGACAACTACGATACAGGTTTCACGGCAATAATGACCGGAACGGTCAATACCGCAGTCAAAGGAACCTACATCATTACCTATAAAGTGAAGGATTCCTCGGATAATGCAGCGACAGAGATTACAAGAACGGTCAATGTAGTGGACACAACTGCTCCGGCCGTATCAACAACACCCCCAACCGATAATCAGGATTCCTCCGTAACCCCGGTCGAAACATCAGTAAATGTTACATATTCCCTGCCAGCCAATACACCCCTGAGCAGCGATGATAACAGTAAGGGCGGGGGCGGTTCATCCAGAGAGAACAGGAATAATATTGAGTTGATTGAACGGAGTGACCAGCCAATGTTCAGGAATGTGGTCACTTCCTTCAGGTTTACACATGCAAAGAGTCCTGTAATGTCCGTCAATATAACTGGCAACACCTCTATGGATATGATAACGGCCTTAGAGGAAGTACTGAAAGGCACTTCCAGCCTTGTTAAGGCTCCGCCGAATGGTCTTGTTTATAAAAATATCAATATCTGGGTGGGGACACCGGGCTATGCAACATCAAGGAACATAAAGGAAGCCCTCATTAAATTCAAGGTAGATAATAATTGGATAAGAACGAATAATGTTACAAGCAGCGATATCGTATTAATGAAATGGAACGGAGATAGCTGGATAGAACTTGAAACCAGGGTATTGTCAAAAGACAACGCAAACACATTTTTTGAAGGAAAGACAATTACATTCTCACCGTTTGCTATAGCTGCGAAGATAAGTGTAGCAAAACCTGCTGACAACAGATCACTTCTTGAAACCCCACAACAGCCTCAGGTCAAAGCGCCAGATCATGATGACAAACCATCACAACCTGCACAAACAGCGGTCATTACCCGGATTGGATCGTCAGGGATCGCGACATGGTCTATAATATTGATCATATTAATTATAAATATTGTTATAGTTGCATTGTACTTCTTATGGGTGAGAAAATAG
- a CDS encoding menaquinone biosynthesis decarboxylase — protein sequence MAFKDLREFIEILEKRGLLKRIKTEVSAELEITEILDRCVKKNGPALLFENVKGFRIPVFANAFGTMERMCLALDVNDLDEIGARIRKLMEFEAPSGLWEGIKKLPEVVELTSFAPKYVKSGPCKEIILKERFSLDDLPILKCWPEDGGRFITLPLVFTRNPKTQKQNVGMYRMQIYDGKTTGMHWHIHKHGARDYADSAGNGKIEVAVAIGADPSVVYSATAPLPDNIDEMMFAGFLRKKNVELVKCETVDLYVPSHAEIILEGYVDEKERRTEGPFGDHTGYYSLADKFPVFHVTCITHRKNPIYHATVVGIPPMEDAYLGKATERIFLPLMKAQLPEIVDVNLPVEAVFHNLCIVSIKKRYPGHAKKVMFALWGMGQMMFAKTIIVLDDDVNVQDMREVLWATTTRMDPAMDVTIIDKAPTDTLDHASPLPNLGSKMGIDATRKGPGEGFNREWPDALKMDPAVKARVDNIWKELGL from the coding sequence GTGGCATTTAAGGATTTACGGGAATTCATTGAAATTCTCGAAAAACGGGGACTTCTGAAACGAATAAAAACAGAAGTAAGTGCTGAGCTTGAGATCACTGAAATTCTTGACAGATGTGTTAAAAAGAATGGCCCTGCACTTCTGTTTGAAAATGTAAAAGGCTTCAGGATACCTGTATTTGCCAATGCATTCGGTACAATGGAACGAATGTGCCTTGCACTTGATGTAAATGATCTTGATGAAATCGGAGCAAGGATACGCAAACTCATGGAATTTGAAGCCCCATCAGGGTTATGGGAAGGAATAAAGAAGCTTCCTGAGGTTGTTGAACTTACATCATTTGCCCCAAAATACGTAAAATCAGGCCCATGCAAGGAAATAATTCTTAAAGAAAGGTTTTCACTTGATGACCTTCCCATATTGAAATGCTGGCCGGAGGATGGCGGGCGCTTCATTACACTTCCTCTTGTATTCACAAGGAACCCAAAAACCCAAAAGCAGAACGTGGGAATGTACAGGATGCAGATCTATGACGGAAAGACCACAGGCATGCACTGGCATATCCATAAACACGGCGCAAGGGATTACGCTGATTCGGCAGGAAACGGAAAAATCGAGGTTGCGGTTGCTATCGGGGCAGATCCTTCTGTTGTATATTCGGCAACTGCGCCGCTTCCCGATAATATCGATGAGATGATGTTTGCAGGATTCCTGCGCAAAAAGAACGTGGAGCTTGTTAAATGTGAAACAGTTGACCTTTATGTTCCTTCACATGCCGAAATTATCCTTGAAGGATATGTGGATGAAAAAGAGCGCCGCACAGAAGGGCCTTTTGGCGACCACACAGGATATTATTCACTTGCAGATAAATTCCCGGTGTTCCATGTAACATGCATTACACACCGCAAGAATCCGATCTACCATGCGACCGTTGTGGGAATACCGCCAATGGAAGACGCATATCTGGGGAAAGCAACCGAAAGGATCTTCCTTCCTCTCATGAAAGCCCAGCTTCCTGAAATTGTCGATGTGAACCTGCCTGTTGAAGCTGTTTTCCATAACCTGTGCATCGTGTCAATAAAAAAGCGGTATCCCGGGCACGCAAAAAAAGTCATGTTCGCACTCTGGGGAATGGGGCAGATGATGTTCGCAAAGACCATAATCGTTCTTGATGATGATGTAAATGTGCAGGATATGAGAGAAGTTCTCTGGGCAACGACCACGCGAATGGACCCTGCAATGGACGTTACGATAATCGATAAAGCGCCGACTGATACGCTTGACCATGCTTCGCCCCTACCCAACCTTGGCTCAAAAATGGGAATTGACGCCACGCGAAAAGGACCGGGAGAAGGATTCAACAGGGAATGGCCTGATGCTTTGAAAATGGATCCGGCAGTAAAAGCACGGGTGGATAACATCTGGAAAGAACTTGGATTATAA
- the mqnC gene encoding dehypoxanthine futalosine cyclase produces the protein MKQLSDDTEIIEILDRAVNNGCGYGSLDLDAGKKLLECNDLNLLGAAADTLRKKSTGDLVTFVIDRNINYTNICTSRCKFCAFYREQDAKDAYVLSIGKILEKVDEAIKLGATQILIQGGLNPDIPIEYYEKMLKEVKKKFNVQMHAFSPPEIVHISKLYGAGIKETILRLHEAGLDSIPGGGAEILDDRVRDSVSPKKIGWKKWQEVMLIAHSLGIPATATMVFGHEETPEERIKHIIRVRDMQKKYHGFTAFIPWTFQSGNTGLNGTSTGIDYLKIVAVSRILLDGHIRNIQASWVTQGIDVAQMALGFGANDLGGTMIEENVVRAAGVPFHSKNIDEFIHAARKLGRPVAKRDTLYNIIERY, from the coding sequence ATAAAACAATTATCCGATGACACCGAAATTATCGAAATTCTCGATCGAGCGGTGAATAACGGATGCGGATACGGATCACTTGATCTGGATGCAGGAAAAAAACTGCTTGAATGTAATGACCTTAATTTATTAGGAGCAGCCGCAGATACTTTGCGAAAAAAAAGCACAGGGGATCTTGTCACATTTGTTATTGACCGCAACATAAATTATACGAATATCTGCACATCCAGATGCAAGTTCTGTGCTTTTTATCGTGAACAGGATGCAAAAGATGCCTACGTATTAAGCATTGGGAAGATACTTGAAAAAGTTGATGAAGCCATAAAGCTTGGGGCGACCCAGATACTCATACAGGGCGGATTGAATCCTGATATTCCCATTGAATATTATGAAAAAATGCTAAAAGAGGTTAAGAAAAAATTCAACGTCCAGATGCATGCTTTTTCTCCTCCTGAGATCGTGCATATCTCAAAGTTATATGGAGCCGGGATAAAAGAAACGATCTTACGCCTTCATGAGGCGGGACTTGATTCAATACCAGGAGGCGGAGCAGAGATCCTTGATGACAGGGTAAGGGATTCCGTTTCTCCAAAAAAGATCGGGTGGAAGAAATGGCAGGAAGTAATGCTAATAGCGCACTCACTGGGTATCCCGGCAACTGCTACAATGGTCTTCGGGCATGAGGAAACCCCGGAGGAAAGGATAAAACATATAATCAGGGTGCGGGATATGCAGAAAAAGTATCATGGTTTTACGGCATTTATACCCTGGACTTTCCAATCCGGGAATACAGGATTGAATGGGACTTCAACCGGGATAGATTACCTCAAAATAGTTGCTGTATCAAGAATTCTTCTTGATGGCCACATTCGGAATATCCAGGCTTCCTGGGTGACCCAGGGCATCGATGTTGCACAAATGGCACTGGGTTTTGGCGCAAATGACCTTGGCGGGACAATGATCGAGGAAAATGTTGTCCGTGCCGCAGGTGTGCCTTTTCACAGTAAGAACATTGACGAATTTATCCATGCTGCCAGGAAATTAGGGCGTCCTGTTGCAAAAAGAGATACATTGTATAATATAATTGAACGGTATTGA
- a CDS encoding GTPase, which translates to MTCIYYLIAMINLYFIGSAGSGKSSLTNAFFGWMEDQDFDAITVNLDPGIENAPYAPDVDIRDWVRLGDVIKEYGVGPNGAQIIAADLLTLNIDEMKEIIESYDSDYVIFDTPGQMELFVLRQSGKFLIDALGADQSIIGFLYDPIISKTPSGFISLMLQAASVQMRFNVPFLNILPKSDLLKDDEREKIINWSRNIMDLEDDIHKEVPTMQSQLSIEFLSALKSFGASQNIIPVSSTYGSGMEDIYNTVQQIYHGGEDLGKD; encoded by the coding sequence TTGACCTGTATTTACTACCTGATAGCAATGATCAATCTTTATTTTATCGGCTCGGCGGGAAGCGGCAAGTCTTCACTTACGAACGCTTTTTTCGGATGGATGGAAGACCAGGATTTTGATGCAATTACGGTAAATCTTGATCCAGGCATTGAAAATGCCCCTTATGCCCCTGATGTGGATATCCGTGACTGGGTAAGACTGGGCGATGTAATAAAGGAATACGGGGTCGGGCCAAACGGAGCCCAGATCATTGCAGCAGATCTTCTTACTTTGAATATTGATGAGATGAAAGAGATAATTGAAAGCTATGATTCCGATTATGTCATTTTTGACACGCCAGGGCAGATGGAACTATTTGTTCTTCGCCAGTCCGGGAAATTCCTTATTGATGCTCTTGGTGCCGACCAGTCGATCATCGGTTTCCTGTATGATCCCATAATTTCAAAAACGCCATCCGGATTTATTTCATTGATGCTCCAGGCTGCTTCTGTCCAGATGAGGTTCAATGTCCCATTCTTGAATATCCTTCCAAAATCAGATCTGCTAAAAGATGATGAACGCGAGAAAATAATTAACTGGAGCAGGAATATTATGGATCTTGAAGATGATATCCATAAGGAGGTACCTACGATGCAAAGCCAGCTAAGTATTGAATTCCTTTCAGCGCTCAAATCATTTGGGGCAAGCCAGAATATTATTCCGGTTTCTTCGACTTATGGATCAGGCATGGAAGACATATACAATACAGTGCAGCAGATATATCATGGAGGGGAAGACCTGGGCAAGGATTAA
- a CDS encoding ribonuclease P codes for MRKKQKDWSKDMAFQRMIRLFELAHIEFEKYPARSNRYVQLARKIGMRYRVRMPPGLKRQICKHCHTYLVQGVTARTRLQGTHISITCTSCGKQMRFPY; via the coding sequence ATGCGCAAAAAACAGAAAGACTGGTCAAAGGACATGGCATTTCAGCGCATGATCCGGCTTTTTGAACTGGCTCATATTGAATTCGAGAAATATCCTGCTCGCAGCAACCGTTATGTCCAACTTGCAAGGAAAATAGGGATGAGGTACAGGGTCAGGATGCCCCCTGGGTTGAAGAGGCAAATATGCAAGCACTGCCATACGTATTTAGTCCAGGGCGTTACTGCACGGACAAGGCTTCAGGGCACTCACATATCTATTACATGCACATCGTGCGGAAAGCAGATGAGATTTCCGTACTGA
- a CDS encoding 4-hydroxybenzoate octaprenyltransferase: protein MLKKLKLYANFVVLKHTLFAIPFAYLGAILASKGIPELGVLFWVGLAFLGARSAAMALNNLIDKDIDAKNPRTVNRELPAGKITLFEVWGLIIISYFFLFYSAYKLNPLCLLLAPIIPVTSIIYPYLKRSLPISHFVLGMNLGYAPVGGWLAVTGIFKFPFGTPEIAMLLLLFAVTFWVAGFDIIYSLQDIDFDIRNKLYSVPAVFGVKRALDMSFLSHILMLILLIALMFVLNLGVIFKVGLIIIAALIWYEHTLVKADNFTNVPVAFFNVNAAVSLSMLAFTVLDILIRY from the coding sequence ATGTTAAAAAAATTGAAATTATATGCAAATTTTGTTGTGTTGAAGCATACGCTTTTTGCCATCCCTTTTGCTTATCTTGGCGCAATCCTGGCAAGTAAAGGTATTCCTGAACTTGGGGTTTTGTTTTGGGTCGGGCTTGCGTTCCTGGGGGCGCGAAGTGCCGCGATGGCGCTGAATAACCTCATTGATAAGGATATTGATGCAAAAAACCCGAGGACAGTAAATCGCGAGCTGCCTGCTGGCAAGATAACATTATTTGAAGTATGGGGATTAATAATCATATCCTACTTTTTCCTGTTTTACTCTGCCTATAAATTGAATCCACTGTGCCTTTTGCTTGCGCCCATCATTCCTGTTACCTCAATAATATATCCATATCTTAAAAGGTCTCTTCCGATATCGCATTTTGTCCTGGGCATGAACCTTGGTTATGCGCCTGTAGGAGGATGGCTTGCAGTAACGGGAATATTTAAGTTCCCATTCGGCACACCAGAAATTGCCATGCTTCTGCTTCTATTTGCTGTTACATTCTGGGTAGCGGGTTTTGATATTATTTATTCGCTCCAGGATATTGATTTTGATATCAGGAATAAGCTGTATTCCGTGCCAGCTGTTTTCGGTGTAAAGAGGGCGCTTGATATGTCATTTTTATCGCATATTCTGATGCTTATACTTCTGATAGCATTGATGTTCGTGCTCAATCTTGGGGTTATTTTCAAAGTGGGGCTGATTATTATTGCTGCTCTTATATGGTATGAGCATACGCTTGTTAAAGCGGATAACTTTACCAATGTTCCTGTGGCGTTCTTTAATGTGAATGCGGCAGTGAGTTTGAGCATGCTGGCATTTACGGTATTGGATATATTGATACGTTACTAA
- a CDS encoding DUF2179 domain-containing protein — MENIINSETFSLIVLPILIFLARIVDVTFGTIRIIFVSRGLKWLAPIFGFFEIMIWLFAIGQVFSNMTNITYYVAYAGGFACGNFVGIWIEEKMAIGTLVVRIITQKDGFQLLEFLKSEGFGVTSIDAEGARGKVKIVYTIIKRRDLQQVVGIIKRFNPRAFYSIEEVRSAAEGIFPPGK; from the coding sequence ATGGAAAACATCATAAATTCAGAAACATTTTCATTAATTGTCCTTCCAATCCTGATTTTTTTGGCTCGCATCGTAGATGTTACATTCGGGACTATCAGGATAATATTTGTTTCAAGAGGTCTGAAGTGGCTTGCCCCGATTTTTGGTTTTTTTGAAATAATGATATGGCTCTTTGCAATCGGCCAGGTTTTCAGCAATATGACAAATATTACTTATTATGTAGCATATGCGGGAGGTTTTGCCTGTGGAAACTTCGTAGGTATCTGGATAGAAGAGAAAATGGCAATAGGTACCCTGGTCGTTCGAATTATTACACAAAAAGATGGATTTCAGTTGTTGGAATTTTTAAAATCCGAAGGTTTTGGTGTTACGAGCATTGATGCAGAGGGAGCGAGAGGAAAAGTAAAAATCGTTTATACTATCATTAAGAGGCGGGACCTTCAACAGGTTGTCGGCATTATCAAAAGATTTAATCCCAGGGCGTTTTATTCAATAGAAGAAGTCAGGTCGGCAGCCGAAGGCATATTTCCACCTGGAAAATGA
- a CDS encoding integrase, with protein MQDELPIPLKKLETELKLRGFSRQTSKMYLFYNRKFLEFIKKNPEEITDEDIKEFLASKMSDDSLSNSSIALIKASLKFFYSEMLGKNMSLIKTPKATKELPVVLSREEIRKLIDNTENIKHKLLIELLYSTGLRLSECTNLQYSNLDLNDGIGWVRLGKGAKDRIFIISELFRKDLLDYMEKTRANGKGYIFSVNGRKMSPRGLQHAIKVSALRAGIEKPVHVHTLRHSFATHLLENGVDIRKIQKLLGHSNLQTTQIYTQVSSDEIKKIKSPLDML; from the coding sequence ATGCAGGATGAACTTCCAATACCATTGAAGAAACTTGAAACCGAGTTAAAGCTAAGGGGATTTTCCAGGCAGACCTCGAAGATGTATCTTTTCTATAACCGTAAGTTTCTTGAATTTATTAAAAAGAATCCGGAAGAAATAACAGACGAAGATATCAAGGAGTTCCTCGCATCAAAAATGTCAGATGATTCATTATCAAATTCCTCGATCGCGCTCATAAAAGCATCTCTTAAATTCTTCTATTCAGAGATGCTCGGGAAAAATATGTCTTTGATAAAGACGCCAAAAGCAACGAAAGAATTGCCAGTAGTATTGAGCCGCGAAGAAATAAGAAAACTTATCGACAATACGGAAAACATAAAGCACAAGCTTTTGATTGAACTCCTTTATTCCACAGGGTTAAGGCTTTCTGAATGCACAAATCTACAATACTCAAATCTTGATCTGAATGATGGTATCGGCTGGGTGCGCCTGGGAAAAGGAGCAAAGGACAGGATATTCATTATTTCAGAATTATTCAGGAAAGACCTTCTGGACTACATGGAAAAAACAAGGGCCAATGGCAAAGGATACATTTTTTCTGTAAATGGCAGGAAAATGTCGCCACGTGGCCTTCAGCACGCTATAAAAGTATCTGCTTTGCGCGCTGGAATCGAGAAACCGGTGCATGTACACACGCTCCGGCATTCTTTTGCCACGCATCTTCTTGAGAACGGCGTGGATATACGAAAAATCCAGAAGCTTCTCGGGCATTCGAATCTACAAACTACCCAGATATACACCCAGGTATCTTCAGATGAAATAAAGAAAATCAAAAGCCCGCTGGATATGCTGTGA
- a CDS encoding thioredoxin domain-containing protein, whose translation MSEEVGKRKANRLIGEKSPYLLQHAYNPVNWYPWGEEAFDKARTEDKPVFLSIGYSTCHWCHVMEKESFEDNDVAALMNDSFVSIKVDREERPDIDSIYMAVCQAMTGSGGWPLNLLLTPDRKPFHAMTYIPKESRFGRVGMLDMIPQVKELWNLRRDEVEKAANHNVNALKPASGSLTGERLTEEILHIAYEQLLGMFDEEHGGFGHAPKFPAPHNLMFLLRYWKRTGDRMALMMVEKTLSGMRMGGIYDHVGSGFHRYSVDQRWLVPHFEKMLYDQSLLAMAYTEAYQATGKKEYENTCREVFTYVLRDMTSPEGGFFSGEDADSEGEEGKFYLWTENEIRQVLTDEEYISVKKLFNIKVNGNFPEGDGRNIFYLSKPVNESGLQSSDIEKSIKTSRRKLFKAREKRIHPGKDDKILTDWNGLMIAALAKASRAFDEPGYAKAAQNAADFILSTMRNSNDGLYHRYREGEAAIKGFLDDYAFLVWGLLELYETTFEIRYLKAALEFNEYLLTHFWDMEAGGFFLTSDNTENILMRKKDIYDGAIPSGNSVAMLNLIRLSRIRADPELERKAEAIGKAFSLRVGQAPAGYTMLMSALDFILGPSSEVVIAGDLQADDTMDMLKALRKEFIPNKVVILRPDDESEITKIADYTKNLSSKGGKAVAYVCRNFSCKLPVTDPGEMLELL comes from the coding sequence ATGAGTGAAGAGGTTGGTAAAAGAAAAGCGAACCGATTGATCGGTGAAAAAAGTCCCTACCTTTTGCAGCATGCATATAATCCCGTGAACTGGTACCCGTGGGGTGAAGAAGCTTTTGATAAAGCCAGGACTGAAGATAAGCCTGTTTTTCTCTCTATTGGATATTCCACATGTCACTGGTGTCATGTAATGGAAAAGGAATCTTTTGAGGATAATGATGTCGCAGCATTAATGAATGACTCCTTTGTGAGTATCAAAGTTGACAGGGAAGAAAGACCGGATATCGATAGCATATATATGGCAGTCTGCCAGGCAATGACAGGAAGCGGGGGATGGCCGCTTAATTTATTACTTACACCTGACAGGAAACCATTTCACGCTATGACCTATATACCGAAAGAAAGCAGGTTCGGCCGGGTTGGTATGCTGGACATGATACCCCAGGTCAAAGAACTCTGGAACTTGCGGAGGGATGAAGTTGAAAAAGCCGCAAACCATAATGTAAATGCTCTCAAGCCTGCATCAGGATCCCTTACAGGAGAAAGACTTACTGAAGAAATACTTCATATTGCCTATGAACAGCTTCTGGGAATGTTCGATGAAGAACACGGCGGTTTTGGTCATGCGCCCAAGTTCCCGGCACCTCACAACCTCATGTTCCTTCTTCGCTACTGGAAACGCACAGGAGACAGGATGGCTCTTATGATGGTTGAAAAGACCCTTTCAGGCATGCGTATGGGAGGAATTTATGACCATGTGGGATCTGGTTTTCACCGCTATTCCGTTGATCAGAGATGGCTTGTTCCGCATTTTGAAAAAATGCTTTATGACCAGTCTTTGCTGGCAATGGCTTATACCGAGGCTTACCAGGCGACAGGAAAAAAAGAATACGAAAATACATGCCGGGAAGTTTTTACCTACGTATTGAGGGATATGACCTCACCTGAGGGAGGATTTTTCTCAGGCGAAGATGCTGACAGCGAAGGTGAAGAAGGAAAATTTTACCTCTGGACTGAGAATGAGATACGGCAGGTTCTCACGGATGAAGAGTACATATCAGTTAAGAAATTATTCAATATCAAGGTAAACGGAAATTTCCCGGAAGGAGATGGACGAAATATTTTTTATTTATCAAAACCTGTTAACGAATCTGGTTTACAGTCATCAGACATTGAAAAGAGCATCAAGACCTCAAGACGTAAATTGTTCAAAGCACGTGAAAAACGTATACATCCCGGCAAGGATGACAAGATCCTGACAGACTGGAATGGATTGATGATAGCAGCCCTGGCTAAAGCTTCCCGGGCTTTTGACGAACCCGGATATGCAAAAGCTGCTCAGAATGCTGCGGATTTTATTCTTTCCACAATGCGTAACTCAAATGATGGTCTTTATCACCGTTACAGGGAAGGTGAAGCAGCAATTAAGGGCTTTTTAGATGATTATGCGTTCCTGGTCTGGGGACTGCTCGAACTTTACGAGACAACTTTCGAGATCCGCTACCTGAAGGCAGCTCTTGAATTCAATGAATATCTGCTTACACATTTCTGGGATATGGAGGCTGGTGGATTTTTCCTTACTTCAGATAATACCGAGAATATTCTCATGAGGAAAAAAGACATCTATGACGGAGCAATTCCGTCAGGGAATTCGGTAGCGATGTTGAACCTTATACGGCTTTCCAGGATCAGGGCTGACCCGGAACTTGAAAGAAAAGCTGAAGCTATCGGAAAGGCATTCTCCCTGAGAGTTGGGCAGGCACCTGCTGGTTATACCATGCTTATGTCAGCACTTGATTTCATCCTGGGGCCATCGAGTGAAGTTGTAATTGCAGGGGACTTGCAGGCAGATGATACGATGGATATGCTAAAGGCACTCAGGAAAGAATTTATTCCGAATAAGGTTGTAATTTTGCGGCCTGATGACGAAAGTGAAATCACAAAGATTGCTGATTATACAAAAAACCTTTCAAGCAAGGGAGGCAAAGCCGTTGCATATGTATGCCGGAATTTTAGCTGCAAATTGCCTGTAACTGATCCGGGGGAAATGCTGGAATTGTTGTGA